In Hemicordylus capensis ecotype Gifberg chromosome 13, rHemCap1.1.pri, whole genome shotgun sequence, a single window of DNA contains:
- the METRN gene encoding meteorin isoform X2: protein MSLVLRLLCLLLLDTVLGSYSEDQCSWRGSGLSQEAGSVEQISMHCAEGSLEWLYPAGALRLSLFPRLPTGTPGSEKNPRRVTACIKSSSSFRGAQIYLERDGVLELLLSEADAALQPKVRCFSWLPREKVALFLQSTLHQDISRRIAAFRYELQGDWNSRFSWPSSNLSMEGTCRPCNNTEILMAVCTSDFVIRGNIRTVSNDMELQESIISVSATRIHRQKFALFQPVGKYGKSTGSIRTLLRCGVKAGPGSFLFTGWLHFGEAWLSCAPRYKDFRHIYEDARQAHENPCEVSLD, encoded by the exons TGGCCTGTCCCAAGAAGCAGGCAGCGTCGAGCAGATCTCCATGCACTGTGCTGAGGGGTCCTTGGAGTGGCTGTACCCGGCCGGAGCTTTGCGCCTGAGCCTCTTCCCCCGCCTCCCCACGGGCACCCCCGGCAGTGAGAAGAACCCCCGGCGAGTCACCGCCTGCATCAAGTCCTCCAGCAGCTTCAGAGGAGCTCAGATTTACTTGGAGAGGGACGGCgtcttggagctgctgctctcGGAGGCCGACGCTGCCTTGCAACCCAAGGTGCGCTGCTTTAGCTGGCTGCCCAGGGAGAAGGTGGCCCTCTTCCTCCAGTCCACCTTGCATCAGGACATCAGCCGCCGGATCGCTGCCTTCCGCTACGAGCTGCAGGGCGACTGGAATTCCCGCTTTTCGTGGCCGTCCAGCAACCTCAGCATGGAAG GAACCTGCAGGCCTTGCAACAACACTGAGATCCTGATGGCTGTTTGCACTAGTGATTTCG TCATCCGTGGCAACATCCGGACAGTCTCCAATGACATGGAGCTGCAAGAATCCATCATCAGTGTGAGTGCTACGCGGATCCACCGCCAGAAGTTTGCCTTGTTCCAACCGGTTGGCAAATATGGGAAATCCACGGGCAGCATTCGTACCCTGCTGCGGTGTGGGGTGAAAGCCGGACCTGGCAGCTTCCTGTTCACGGGGTGGCTACATTTCGGGGAAGCGTGGCTCAGCTGCGCCCCCCGCTACAAAGACTTCCGCCACATCTACGAGGACGCGCGTCAGGCTCACGAAAACCCCTGCGAGGTCTCGTTGGACTGA
- the METRN gene encoding meteorin isoform X1 — MSLVLRLLCLLLLDTVLGSYSEDQCSWRGSGLSQEAGSVEQISMHCAEGSLEWLYPAGALRLSLFPRLPTGTPGSEKNPRRVTACIKSSSSFRGAQIYLERDGVLELLLSEADAALQPKVRCFSWLPREKVALFLQSTLHQDISRRIAAFRYELQGDWNSRFSWPSSNLSMEDAGTCRPCNNTEILMAVCTSDFVIRGNIRTVSNDMELQESIISVSATRIHRQKFALFQPVGKYGKSTGSIRTLLRCGVKAGPGSFLFTGWLHFGEAWLSCAPRYKDFRHIYEDARQAHENPCEVSLD; from the exons TGGCCTGTCCCAAGAAGCAGGCAGCGTCGAGCAGATCTCCATGCACTGTGCTGAGGGGTCCTTGGAGTGGCTGTACCCGGCCGGAGCTTTGCGCCTGAGCCTCTTCCCCCGCCTCCCCACGGGCACCCCCGGCAGTGAGAAGAACCCCCGGCGAGTCACCGCCTGCATCAAGTCCTCCAGCAGCTTCAGAGGAGCTCAGATTTACTTGGAGAGGGACGGCgtcttggagctgctgctctcGGAGGCCGACGCTGCCTTGCAACCCAAGGTGCGCTGCTTTAGCTGGCTGCCCAGGGAGAAGGTGGCCCTCTTCCTCCAGTCCACCTTGCATCAGGACATCAGCCGCCGGATCGCTGCCTTCCGCTACGAGCTGCAGGGCGACTGGAATTCCCGCTTTTCGTGGCCGTCCAGCAACCTCAGCATGGAAG ATGCAGGAACCTGCAGGCCTTGCAACAACACTGAGATCCTGATGGCTGTTTGCACTAGTGATTTCG TCATCCGTGGCAACATCCGGACAGTCTCCAATGACATGGAGCTGCAAGAATCCATCATCAGTGTGAGTGCTACGCGGATCCACCGCCAGAAGTTTGCCTTGTTCCAACCGGTTGGCAAATATGGGAAATCCACGGGCAGCATTCGTACCCTGCTGCGGTGTGGGGTGAAAGCCGGACCTGGCAGCTTCCTGTTCACGGGGTGGCTACATTTCGGGGAAGCGTGGCTCAGCTGCGCCCCCCGCTACAAAGACTTCCGCCACATCTACGAGGACGCGCGTCAGGCTCACGAAAACCCCTGCGAGGTCTCGTTGGACTGA